The Candidatus Rhabdochlamydia sp. T3358 nucleotide sequence TATCATGATATTGGTAAGTTGTTTAACCCTCATTATTTTACAGAAAATCAGTTTGGAGGGTTTAATATCCATCAACTACTCACTCCTATGGAATCAACGCAGGTAATTATTGCTCATGTGCCAGAAGGGGAAGCATTAGCTCGTAAACACCATCTTCCACAAGGATTTATCGATATTATTCGAGAGCATCACGGAACAACAATGGTTTACTATTTTTATTGTAAGCAAATGGAACAAATGGGTAGTGATACTAATAAAGTGAATGAAAAGCTTTTTCGCTACCCAGGTCCTAAACCGCGTACTAGAGAATCAGCAATCATTATGATTGCTGATACGATAGAAGCGGCTTCTCGCTCTATGGAAGAGCTTACAGAAGAATCTATTACCGATATGATTGATAAGTTGATAGATGAAAAAGCAGAGGATGGGCAATTTAATGAATCTCAATTAACATTTGAAGAGTTAGGAAAAGTAAAAAGAGCGATCATTAAGTCTTTAATTGTTACACGTCATCTGCGTATTAAATATCCCTCTAGAATCAAAACCTAGTGTCTTAAAGGTAGATTCCTTACTATGGGATCAATCTGCAAATCGACATTTGCTTATTTACGGCTTATTTTTTCCAAGGTAAAAAAGCTGCAAACAAGCTCGATTATAGATTTTTTTTCAAACTAAGGAACCTGATTTTCTATTTACTAATTAACAATTTTTTTTTATTTTAGAACGAAAACTATTTTAAGATAAGGAAGGGTCTATTAAAAAATATCTCGTGTTATTGGGTAGAGTATTTTACTCTGCCATTTTTATTTTAGCCTCTTTTGGGCATTTTACCGCTAAAACTATAAACTTTGCTGCGAGTCAAGGTGTATTATTTGCAGATATACTTGTGCCTTTTTCAGGCTTATTAGCTCTTGTAGGAGGATTAAGCATCCTTTTAGGTTATAAAGCGCGTTATGGAGCTTGGCTATTAGTGATCTTTTTAGTTCCTGTTACTTATATGATGCACAAGTTTTGGATGATCTCAAATCCCATGATGCATGATATGCAGCAAGCGATGTTTATGAAAAATACCGCTCTATTAGGCGCTGCTTTACTCATTACGCATTTTGGATCAGGACCTTTAAGTTTGAAGAGGTAAAGCTTTTAAGGATTTTTTTTGTACCTTTTACTGAGAGATTTTTGTAGATAAGGTAATAAAAAATTCTTAGGAATAAAATGGCTCAAGAAAATCATCAAGCGATATCT carries:
- a CDS encoding DoxX family protein, translating into MKKYLVLLGRVFYSAIFILASFGHFTAKTINFAASQGVLFADILVPFSGLLALVGGLSILLGYKARYGAWLLVIFLVPVTYMMHKFWMISNPMMHDMQQAMFMKNTALLGAALLITHFGSGPLSLKR